One Deltaproteobacteria bacterium DNA window includes the following coding sequences:
- a CDS encoding EamA family transporter: MAFHLGPTVALVCAAILVAAGQILLKQAVLGRTVVGAGDLLALLINPWALAGLAVYGLGTVGWLYGLSHLPFYVVTFFMALPLVLVLLAAILLFGERPDPIHWVGIAAVTAGVILVTWKR, from the coding sequence GTGGCATTCCATCTCGGCCCGACGGTGGCGCTCGTTTGCGCGGCCATTCTCGTTGCAGCGGGACAGATCCTGTTGAAGCAGGCGGTGCTTGGAAGGACCGTCGTGGGAGCCGGAGACCTGCTCGCCCTGCTCATCAATCCGTGGGCGCTGGCGGGCCTGGCGGTCTACGGGCTCGGCACCGTCGGTTGGCTCTATGGCCTAAGCCACCTCCCGTTCTACGTCGTTACGTTCTTCATGGCACTCCCGCTGGTCTTGGTCCTGCTAGCGGCGATTCTGCTCTTCGGTGAGCGTCCCGATCCAATCCATTGGGTGGGGATCGCCGCGGTAACGGCAGGAGTCATCCTCGTGACCTGGAAGAGGTAG